Proteins encoded within one genomic window of Bacteroides sedimenti:
- a CDS encoding DUF1573 domain-containing protein: MKKTLFLLMLLFLGVTYASAEKQAEITFDKKVHNFGTFSEESPKVKCIFTFTNTGDAPLVINQAIASCGCTVPEYTKEPVMPGKKGTIEVTYNGAGKYPGEFKKSITIRSNAKEELVRLYITGEMTPKTSKSN; this comes from the coding sequence ATGAAAAAGACTCTCTTTTTATTGATGCTCCTATTTTTGGGAGTTACTTATGCTTCTGCAGAAAAGCAGGCTGAGATTACTTTCGACAAGAAAGTGCATAATTTTGGTACATTCTCCGAAGAAAGCCCAAAGGTTAAATGCATATTTACATTTACAAATACCGGAGATGCACCGTTGGTAATCAACCAGGCTATAGCTTCTTGTGGATGTACTGTTCCCGAATACACAAAGGAACCTGTTATGCCAGGCAAGAAAGGAACGATTGAGGTTACATACAACGGAGCAGGTAAATATCCTGGTGAATTTAAAAAGAGCATTACCATCCGAAGCAATGCAAAAGAAGAACTGGTAAGACTTTATATAACAGGAGAGATGACCCCTAAAACATCAAAAAGCAACTAA
- the panB gene encoding 3-methyl-2-oxobutanoate hydroxymethyltransferase has product MAGYINEDTRKVTTHRLIEMKQKGEKISMLTAYDYTMAQIVDGAGMDVILVGDSASNTMAGNVTTLPITLDQMIYHGKSVVRGVKRAMVVVDMPFGSYQGNPLEGLASAIRIMKESHADALKLEGGEEIIESVQKILSAGIPIMGHLGLMPQSINKYGTYTVRAKDDFEAEKLVRDAHLLEEAGCFAIVLEKIPAALAQRVANELTIPIIGIGAGGGVDGQVLVVQDMLGMSKGFSPKFLRRYADLHTVMTDAIGQYITDVKSRDFPNENEQY; this is encoded by the coding sequence ATGGCTGGATATATTAATGAAGATACCAGAAAGGTGACAACTCACCGTCTGATTGAAATGAAGCAAAAAGGAGAGAAGATCTCCATGCTGACTGCATATGACTATACCATGGCCCAGATTGTTGACGGGGCAGGTATGGATGTTATACTGGTAGGCGATTCGGCATCAAATACAATGGCAGGAAATGTAACCACTCTACCAATTACTCTCGACCAGATGATTTATCATGGTAAATCAGTGGTTCGTGGTGTAAAACGTGCAATGGTTGTTGTAGATATGCCATTTGGCTCATACCAGGGTAACCCGCTGGAAGGATTGGCATCTGCCATACGTATCATGAAAGAGTCTCATGCCGATGCTTTGAAACTGGAAGGGGGAGAAGAGATTATTGAAAGTGTTCAAAAGATTCTTTCCGCCGGTATTCCTATTATGGGACATCTTGGGTTGATGCCGCAATCCATAAATAAATATGGAACATACACCGTTCGTGCAAAAGATGATTTTGAAGCTGAGAAACTTGTTCGTGATGCTCATTTGCTCGAAGAGGCTGGATGCTTTGCAATAGTACTGGAGAAAATACCTGCTGCCCTTGCACAAAGAGTTGCAAACGAACTGACCATTCCTATAATTGGTATCGGAGCCGGTGGGGGAGTAGACGGACAGGTATTGGTTGTTCAGGATATGCTGGGAATGAGCAAAGGATTTAGTCCTAAGTTCCTTCGTCGATATGCCGATTTACATACGGTAATGACTGACGCAATCGGACAATATATTACCGACGTCAAAAGTCGTGATTTCCCTAATGAAAACGAACAATACTAG
- a CDS encoding MATE family efflux transporter has translation MTNQNNPHILGTEPIGKLLLQYSIPAIIGMTVTSLYNIIDSIFIGHGVGAMAISGLAISFPLMNLIIAVSTLVGIGGSAISSIRLGQKDRAGATEVLGTVLMLCLVNSVVFGSLFLIFLNPILIFFGASSTTLPYAHDFMQVILLGTPISYTMISLNNVMRATGYPKKAMLSSMITVLANVILAPIFIFKFHWGIKGAALATVISQFIGMIWVLHHFMNKDSYVHFQKGFHKIRKQVVLNIFSIGMSPFLMNVCACGIVIIINKSLEDNGGDMAIGAYGIINRVQTLFVMVVLGVTMGMQPIIGYNYGAKQIDRVKKTLKAGIIAGFSIMSLGFVLCELFPHAISAMFTNDDSLIGLAATGLRISVLAFPLVSCQIVISNFFQSIGKAKVSIFLSLSRQLIYLLPCLLILPSMFGTKGVWGSMAVSDFMSFFTAIAMLTIHIKKISKQNQIMAENRA, from the coding sequence ATGACTAATCAAAACAATCCACATATTCTTGGTACCGAACCTATCGGTAAATTATTGCTTCAATATTCCATCCCGGCGATTATCGGGATGACGGTAACCTCATTATACAACATCATTGATAGTATATTTATCGGTCACGGTGTTGGGGCCATGGCTATTTCAGGGCTGGCTATTTCTTTCCCTTTGATGAACTTAATAATTGCTGTTTCTACTCTGGTAGGAATTGGCGGTTCGGCCATCTCGTCCATTCGTCTGGGACAGAAAGATCGTGCAGGAGCTACAGAGGTTCTGGGAACGGTACTGATGTTGTGTCTGGTCAATTCTGTGGTTTTCGGCTCTCTCTTTCTGATATTTCTCAATCCGATACTGATTTTCTTCGGAGCTAGTAGCACTACATTGCCATATGCGCATGATTTTATGCAAGTGATTCTGTTAGGAACTCCTATATCATACACCATGATTAGTTTGAATAACGTGATGCGTGCTACAGGATACCCAAAGAAAGCCATGTTATCGTCCATGATAACCGTTCTTGCAAATGTGATTCTTGCCCCTATCTTTATTTTTAAGTTCCATTGGGGAATTAAAGGAGCGGCACTGGCTACCGTAATTTCACAGTTCATCGGTATGATATGGGTGCTTCATCATTTTATGAATAAAGACAGTTATGTTCATTTTCAGAAAGGATTTCACAAAATAAGGAAACAGGTAGTACTGAATATCTTCTCTATTGGCATGTCTCCTTTCCTGATGAACGTTTGTGCCTGCGGAATTGTAATCATTATTAATAAGAGTCTCGAAGATAATGGCGGCGACATGGCCATTGGTGCTTATGGTATCATCAACCGTGTACAAACACTTTTTGTAATGGTGGTACTGGGCGTTACCATGGGTATGCAGCCAATCATTGGCTACAACTACGGAGCCAAACAAATTGACCGCGTAAAGAAGACACTAAAAGCAGGTATCATTGCCGGGTTCTCTATTATGTCGCTGGGATTTGTCTTATGCGAACTCTTTCCTCATGCCATTTCGGCCATGTTCACAAACGACGATTCATTAATTGGTCTTGCTGCTACTGGTTTACGAATATCCGTTCTTGCATTTCCATTGGTAAGTTGCCAGATAGTAATATCCAACTTCTTCCAAAGTATTGGTAAAGCTAAAGTCAGCATTTTCCTTTCTCTTTCCCGCCAGTTGATATATCTGTTGCCTTGCCTTTTGATTCTTCCGTCAATGTTTGGAACAAAAGGAGTATGGGGAAGTATGGCTGTATCAGACTTTATGTCGTTTTTCACAGCAATAGCTATGTTGACAATACACATTAAAAAAATCAGCAAGCAAAATCAAATCATGGCCGAAAACAGGGCATAA
- a CDS encoding hemerythrin domain-containing protein — MKPKDNLMHDHKKIEVMLGILTKIGENIRKHQNPVLEEIDQIIEFLRLFADKLHHGKEETIYFPALFEYGMANENSPAAVMLFEHEVGRGYIRDMASAVESLKKGEKNAANLLAESIESYVELMENHILKENTILFSIGDKLIPPPKQEILYKDCQLMDSKFGEDQHQRFNELLHQLEKKYLA, encoded by the coding sequence ATGAAACCTAAAGACAATTTAATGCATGACCATAAAAAAATTGAGGTGATGCTTGGAATCCTAACTAAAATCGGAGAAAATATCAGAAAACATCAAAATCCAGTATTGGAGGAAATTGATCAGATTATTGAATTCCTGAGGCTGTTTGCCGATAAACTTCATCATGGAAAAGAAGAAACTATTTATTTCCCTGCACTGTTTGAATATGGAATGGCCAATGAAAACAGTCCAGCTGCCGTGATGCTTTTCGAGCACGAGGTAGGAAGAGGGTATATTAGAGATATGGCCTCGGCTGTTGAATCATTGAAAAAAGGAGAAAAGAATGCAGCCAATCTTCTTGCAGAATCAATCGAGAGCTATGTTGAGCTGATGGAAAACCATATTTTAAAGGAAAATACGATTTTGTTTTCGATAGGAGACAAGTTGATCCCTCCTCCAAAACAAGAGATTCTCTACAAAGACTGTCAGTTGATGGATAGCAAATTTGGTGAAGATCAACATCAACGCTTTAATGAGCTATTGCATCAGTTGGAAAAAAAATATCTAGCCTAA
- the hcp gene encoding hydroxylamine reductase, which translates to MSMFCFQCQEASKGIGCTLSGVCGKTPEVANIQDLLLFVVRGISVYNQELRKAGNASPEADKFVFDGLFMTITNANFDKQAIINKIKAGLALKNELGKKVTLPNPPDECTWNGDESEFETKAATVGVLRNSDEDIRSLKELVHYGIKGMAAYVEHAWNLNNENPEIFGFMQHALAEITRNDITIDELISLTLETGKYGVSAMAQLDAANTSHYGNPELSEVNIGVGKNPGILISGHDLKDLEELLQQTEGTGVDVYTHSEMLPAHYYPQLKKHKHLVGNYGNAWWRQKEEFETFNGPILFTTNCIVPPTKNATYTDRIYTTGASGLEGATHIPARVNGEPKDFSAIIEHAKKCLPPTQIESGKIVGGFAHAQVLALADKVVDAVKGGAISKFFVMAGCDGRMKSRNYYTEFAEKLPKDTVILTAGCAKYRYNKLPLGDINGIPRVLDAGQCNDSYSLAVIALKLKEVFGLEDINDLPIIYNIAWYEQKAVIVLLALLSLGVKKIHLGPTLPAFLSPNVTKVLVDNFGIGGISTVDEDIAAFLA; encoded by the coding sequence ATGAGTATGTTCTGTTTTCAATGTCAGGAAGCTTCTAAAGGTATAGGATGTACCTTAAGTGGTGTATGTGGTAAAACTCCCGAAGTTGCCAATATACAAGACCTTCTGCTTTTCGTAGTACGTGGTATCTCTGTGTACAACCAGGAATTAAGAAAGGCAGGCAATGCTTCTCCCGAAGCCGATAAGTTTGTATTCGACGGTCTGTTTATGACCATTACCAATGCAAACTTCGACAAACAGGCTATTATTAATAAGATTAAAGCGGGGCTCGCCTTGAAAAATGAGTTGGGTAAGAAAGTAACACTGCCAAATCCTCCCGACGAATGTACCTGGAATGGCGATGAAAGCGAATTCGAGACAAAGGCTGCAACAGTAGGCGTGCTTCGTAACAGCGACGAAGATATCCGTTCTTTAAAAGAGTTGGTGCATTACGGTATTAAAGGTATGGCGGCATATGTGGAACATGCTTGGAACCTTAATAATGAGAATCCGGAGATATTTGGATTTATGCAGCACGCACTGGCCGAAATCACCCGCAATGATATTACTATCGACGAGTTGATTTCACTGACTCTGGAAACAGGTAAATACGGTGTATCTGCAATGGCTCAGCTTGATGCAGCTAATACATCACATTATGGTAATCCGGAACTATCGGAAGTAAATATCGGTGTTGGCAAGAATCCGGGAATCTTGATTAGTGGTCACGACCTGAAAGATTTGGAAGAATTGCTGCAACAAACCGAAGGAACGGGCGTGGATGTGTATACACATAGCGAAATGCTGCCGGCTCACTACTATCCGCAACTGAAAAAGCACAAACACTTGGTAGGTAATTACGGAAATGCTTGGTGGAGACAGAAAGAGGAATTTGAAACATTCAACGGCCCTATCCTCTTCACAACCAACTGTATAGTGCCTCCAACCAAGAATGCTACTTATACCGACCGTATCTATACCACCGGAGCCAGCGGCCTGGAAGGCGCTACCCATATTCCTGCACGAGTAAACGGTGAGCCAAAGGATTTCTCGGCAATAATTGAACATGCAAAAAAATGCCTGCCTCCTACTCAGATTGAAAGCGGTAAGATTGTCGGCGGTTTTGCACATGCTCAGGTACTTGCCCTAGCAGATAAAGTGGTAGATGCCGTTAAGGGCGGCGCAATCAGCAAATTCTTCGTAATGGCGGGATGCGATGGACGCATGAAAAGCCGCAACTACTACACAGAATTTGCCGAGAAATTGCCGAAAGACACTGTCATACTCACTGCTGGTTGCGCAAAATACCGTTATAACAAACTTCCATTGGGAGACATCAACGGAATTCCACGTGTACTAGATGCCGGACAATGCAACGACAGCTACTCACTGGCGGTAATCGCTCTGAAACTGAAAGAAGTATTCGGACTGGAGGATATCAACGACCTTCCAATCATCTATAACATTGCATGGTACGAACAAAAAGCAGTAATTGTACTGTTGGCGCTTCTTTCACTTGGTGTGAAGAAGATTCATTTGGGACCAACCCTGCCGGCATTCCTCTCACCAAATGTAACAAAGGTTTTGGTAGACAACTTCGGAATCGGAGGTATAAGTACTGTAGATGAAGATATTGCTGCATTCCTTGCATAA
- a CDS encoding pyridoxamine 5'-phosphate oxidase family protein, whose amino-acid sequence MFAEIRRKERTMSSQQAKEVLESGSYGILSMCGQNNYGYGVPLNYVVEENHIYFHCATEGEKLRSLKVNNKVSFCVVQNAEVIAEKFTTNYRSSMAFGKANFVTSEEEIRYAMTLILKKYAPEHIETGEKYINQAITRIQVIRIDIEHISGKIN is encoded by the coding sequence ATGTTTGCAGAAATAAGAAGAAAAGAGAGGACCATGAGTTCTCAACAAGCAAAAGAAGTTCTTGAAAGCGGATCATACGGTATTTTATCTATGTGCGGACAAAATAATTATGGTTATGGCGTACCACTAAACTATGTTGTTGAAGAAAATCACATTTATTTTCATTGTGCAACTGAAGGAGAAAAACTTCGTAGTTTAAAAGTAAATAATAAAGTAAGTTTTTGCGTAGTTCAGAATGCTGAAGTTATTGCAGAGAAATTTACTACAAATTATAGAAGTAGCATGGCATTTGGCAAAGCAAACTTTGTAACCTCGGAAGAAGAAATTCGTTACGCAATGACACTGATATTAAAAAAATACGCTCCAGAACACATCGAAACAGGGGAAAAATATATCAATCAAGCAATTACACGAATTCAAGTGATAAGAATAGATATTGAACACATATCGGGTAAAATAAATTAA
- a CDS encoding AMP-binding protein, which translates to MKHQNCFIDYIEQSIINNWDLNALTDYKGATLQYKDVARKIAKTHLLFEECGIKKGDKVAICGRNSSFWAVAFLATVTYGAVAVPVLHEFKADNIHNIVNHSEARILFVGDQAWENLNEELMPNLEGIFLLNTYDLLHSRSEKLTYARENLNALYGKKYPKNFRKEHICYHKNHEEELALINYTSGTTGFSKGVMLPYRSLTSNVEYCYEKHPINPGEKIVATLPMGHVYGMTYDFLYGITVGAQVYFLTRMPSPKIILQAYADVQPKLIACVPLIVDKIIRKTILPKLDNKLSKFLLHVPIVSDKLKASILEETKKTFGGNFSELIIGGASLNAAIEDFMKSINFPYTVGYGMTECGPIITSDYWKDLKKYSCGRAASRMEVKIASKDPENIPGELLCKGTNLMLGYYKNEEATKEVIDADGWFHTGDMAIMDKDGYVTLKGRCKNLLMNASGQNIYPEEIESVLNNMPFVAESLIVMQNSKLVALIYPDYDDAFANGLSEEDIEKAMEANRASLNQQLPAYEQITKIKIYQEEFEKTAKKSIKRFMYQGEEC; encoded by the coding sequence ATGAAACATCAAAACTGCTTTATAGATTATATAGAACAAAGCATCATCAATAACTGGGACTTAAATGCCCTGACAGACTACAAAGGAGCAACACTTCAATACAAAGACGTAGCAAGAAAAATAGCTAAGACTCATTTATTGTTCGAGGAATGTGGCATAAAAAAGGGCGATAAGGTTGCCATTTGCGGAAGAAACAGCTCATTCTGGGCAGTAGCATTTCTGGCAACTGTAACCTACGGGGCTGTTGCCGTACCGGTTCTTCACGAGTTCAAGGCCGACAATATCCATAATATTGTGAATCATTCTGAAGCCCGCATTCTTTTCGTGGGAGACCAAGCTTGGGAAAATCTGAACGAAGAGCTTATGCCTAACCTTGAGGGTATCTTTCTGTTGAACACATACGACCTTTTGCATTCGCGTTCAGAGAAACTTACCTATGCACGCGAAAACCTGAATGCTCTTTATGGGAAGAAATATCCAAAGAATTTCCGAAAGGAACATATCTGTTATCATAAGAATCATGAAGAAGAGCTCGCACTGATAAATTATACATCAGGAACAACCGGATTCTCTAAAGGAGTAATGCTGCCCTATCGCAGTCTCACATCAAACGTGGAATATTGTTACGAAAAGCATCCTATTAATCCGGGAGAAAAGATTGTTGCTACACTGCCAATGGGACATGTTTATGGTATGACCTATGATTTCCTTTACGGAATCACTGTAGGAGCGCAGGTTTATTTCCTCACCCGCATGCCTTCGCCTAAAATCATCTTACAGGCTTATGCAGACGTTCAGCCAAAGTTAATAGCCTGTGTGCCGCTGATTGTGGATAAAATTATCAGAAAAACAATTCTGCCTAAACTGGATAACAAGTTGAGCAAATTCCTGCTTCATGTTCCTATTGTAAGCGATAAACTGAAAGCATCTATCCTGGAAGAGACAAAGAAAACCTTTGGAGGCAACTTCAGCGAGCTCATTATCGGAGGGGCTTCACTGAACGCAGCAATTGAAGATTTCATGAAATCAATTAATTTTCCGTACACCGTTGGTTATGGAATGACCGAATGTGGTCCGATTATCACATCCGATTACTGGAAAGACCTTAAGAAATACTCTTGCGGACGTGCGGCATCACGTATGGAAGTAAAAATTGCATCGAAAGATCCGGAAAACATTCCGGGAGAACTTCTTTGCAAAGGTACAAACCTGATGCTGGGCTATTACAAAAACGAAGAGGCAACCAAAGAGGTGATTGATGCCGATGGATGGTTCCACACCGGCGATATGGCAATTATGGACAAAGATGGTTATGTAACACTGAAAGGACGTTGCAAGAATCTGCTTATGAATGCATCCGGACAGAATATCTATCCCGAAGAGATTGAATCGGTACTCAACAATATGCCATTTGTTGCAGAATCACTCATTGTTATGCAAAACAGCAAGCTAGTAGCACTTATCTATCCCGATTATGACGATGCATTTGCAAACGGATTAAGTGAAGAGGATATTGAAAAGGCGATGGAGGCAAATAGAGCTTCCCTGAACCAACAATTACCTGCTTACGAGCAAATTACCAAGATTAAGATCTACCAGGAAGAATTTGAAAAAACAGCTAAAAAGAGCATCAAACGCTTTATGTATCAGGGAGAGGAGTGCTAA
- a CDS encoding HAD family hydrolase, translating into MKESKMMAALFDFDGVVIDTEDQYSTFWEEQGRKYHPEIPGFAHVIKGQTLMHIYETYFEGMEEEKQKLRKDLLLFEGNMQYDYIPGVLDFIEDLKMNGVRMAVVTSSDTCKMEKVYRVHPEIKEMFDVIVTANMFKESKPHPECFLLGAKLLDATPAQSFVFEDSFQGLQAGNAAGATVIGLATTNPRNAIQNKAHHVIDDFTGFTFKKLMALKG; encoded by the coding sequence ATGAAAGAATCTAAAATGATGGCTGCTCTTTTTGATTTTGACGGAGTTGTGATTGATACGGAAGATCAGTACAGTACCTTTTGGGAAGAACAGGGGCGTAAATATCATCCCGAAATACCCGGATTTGCTCATGTAATTAAAGGGCAAACATTGATGCATATATATGAAACTTATTTCGAGGGAATGGAAGAGGAGAAGCAAAAGCTTCGGAAAGACCTGCTGCTTTTTGAGGGAAACATGCAATATGACTATATCCCCGGTGTGCTTGACTTTATAGAAGATTTGAAGATGAACGGGGTAAGGATGGCGGTAGTTACCAGCTCGGATACTTGTAAGATGGAGAAGGTGTACCGTGTTCATCCCGAAATAAAAGAGATGTTTGATGTCATTGTTACGGCGAATATGTTTAAGGAATCCAAACCTCATCCGGAATGTTTCTTGCTGGGGGCAAAACTGCTAGATGCAACACCTGCACAGAGTTTTGTGTTCGAAGACTCTTTTCAGGGATTACAAGCAGGGAATGCTGCCGGGGCTACTGTTATCGGGCTGGCAACCACCAACCCCCGCAATGCTATTCAGAATAAGGCGCATCATGTAATTGACGATTTTACTGGATTTACCTTTAAAAAGCTGATGGCATTAAAAGGATGA
- a CDS encoding Crp/Fnr family transcriptional regulator gives MIEILLGNPLFRGTSPDELAQNIEGISYQIKSYKKGDILAFQGDVCNKLIILLKGSVRGEMIDYSGKLIKIEDIHAPRALAPLFLFGTENKYPVEVTANEDVEALSIPKESILILFQRNKRFLENYLNTSANYAKTISDKLFFLSFKNIKQKLASYILRLSASAGDKLVMDRSQQELADYFGVSRPSLARELANMQEEGLITVDRKHIAIINKEKLKEMIR, from the coding sequence ATGATCGAAATTCTATTAGGGAACCCGCTTTTCAGGGGAACATCACCCGATGAGCTGGCACAAAACATTGAAGGAATATCTTATCAGATCAAGAGCTACAAGAAAGGAGATATTCTTGCTTTTCAGGGAGATGTCTGCAATAAACTCATCATCCTGCTGAAAGGAAGTGTACGTGGCGAAATGATTGATTATTCCGGAAAACTGATAAAAATAGAAGATATACATGCTCCACGGGCATTGGCTCCTCTGTTCCTTTTTGGGACAGAAAACAAGTATCCGGTAGAAGTAACTGCCAATGAAGATGTGGAAGCCCTCTCTATTCCAAAAGAGAGTATACTCATTCTCTTCCAACGCAACAAACGGTTCCTGGAGAACTACCTGAACACCTCTGCCAACTATGCCAAAACTATTTCCGACAAACTATTTTTTCTATCCTTTAAAAACATCAAACAGAAATTAGCCTCGTATATTCTTCGTCTTTCGGCTTCGGCAGGAGACAAACTGGTAATGGACCGCTCACAACAGGAGTTGGCTGATTACTTCGGTGTATCACGTCCTTCACTAGCACGGGAACTTGCAAATATGCAGGAAGAGGGGCTGATTACAGTTGACCGAAAGCACATCGCCATCATTAATAAAGAAAAACTTAAGGAGATGATTCGGTAA